The following coding sequences are from one Rhodobiaceae bacterium window:
- the pgrR gene encoding HTH-type transcriptional regulator PgrR: MNEVEPDWALYRSFLAVMREGSLSAAAASLKLTQPTLGRHIDGLEAALGTPLFTRSRMGLAPTDAALELLPHVQVMEAAAAALLRTSSGEAAEERGTVRLTSSEIMGAEVLPPMLARFHAQYPHIDIELNLDDRQQDLLRRDADVALRMARPTQTALVAKHVGNARVNLYAHRSYLAKHPLPGSLSDIPGMSVIGYDDNSRILDLIRIGQLSIPPNTFTLRSDSELAQLALLRAGAGIGGCQAGIARRDADLLPVFHGQFEFTMEMWLAYHEDLRASRRVRLLVDFLAAELQGYAAENAL, translated from the coding sequence ATGAATGAAGTTGAACCGGACTGGGCCCTTTATCGCTCCTTTCTCGCCGTTATGCGCGAGGGCAGTCTTTCTGCGGCCGCGGCCTCGCTGAAGCTCACCCAGCCGACCCTCGGACGCCATATTGACGGGCTCGAGGCAGCGCTTGGAACCCCGCTCTTCACCCGCTCGCGGATGGGGCTGGCGCCAACAGACGCGGCTCTCGAGCTTTTGCCCCACGTGCAAGTGATGGAGGCCGCCGCCGCTGCCCTTCTACGCACCTCCAGCGGCGAGGCGGCGGAGGAACGCGGCACCGTCCGGCTGACGTCCAGCGAGATCATGGGCGCAGAAGTGCTGCCTCCCATGCTCGCCCGCTTCCATGCGCAATACCCCCATATTGATATTGAGCTCAACCTGGATGATCGCCAGCAAGACCTGCTTCGGCGTGACGCTGATGTGGCGCTTCGAATGGCACGGCCCACCCAGACCGCATTGGTGGCGAAACATGTCGGGAACGCGCGGGTCAATCTCTACGCCCACAGGTCCTATCTTGCCAAACACCCCCTGCCCGGCTCTTTGTCAGACATTCCTGGCATGTCCGTCATCGGATATGACGACAATTCGAGGATTCTGGATCTCATCCGGATCGGGCAGCTCTCTATACCGCCAAACACATTTACGCTCCGCAGTGATTCTGAACTGGCGCAGCTGGCCCTTTTGAGAGCGGGTGCGGGCATTGGAGGGTGCCAGGCCGGGATAGCGCGTCGGGACGCTGATCTGTTGCCTGTTTTTCACGGCCAGTTTGAGTTCACCATGGAAATGTGGCTCGCCTACCACGAAGATCTGAGGGCTAGCCGCCGAGTGCGGCTTCTGGTCGACTTCCTGGCGGCTGAACTTCAAGGCTACGCAGCGGAAAACGCCCTTTAG
- the mmgC gene encoding acyl-CoA dehydrogenase codes for MSQAAASGDTQPVANPKLPPFNWEDALGFDDQLSEEERLVRDSAAAFAQDKLMPGIIEANRHEKFDRSIMNQMGEQGLLGSTIPEKYGCAGLNYVCYGLVAREVERVDSGYRSAMSVQSSLVMHPIYAYGSEEQRMKYLPKLATGEWVGCFGLTEPDHGSDPGSMKTRAKKVDGGYSLSGSKLWITNSPIADLAVVWAKTEDDVIRGFIVERDFKGFETPKIEGKMSLRASITGGIMLDECFVPEENLLPNVRGLAGPFGCLNRARYGIAWGVLGAAEFCWHAARTYTLERNQFGRPLAANQLIQKKLADMQTEITLGLHSCLQLGRNFDANTAAPESISLMKRNNCGKALDIARVARDMHGGNGISDEYHVIRHVMNLETVNTYEGTHDIHALILGRAQTGIQAFF; via the coding sequence ATGTCTCAGGCCGCCGCCTCCGGTGACACCCAGCCCGTTGCTAACCCAAAGCTTCCCCCTTTTAACTGGGAGGACGCCCTGGGCTTTGATGACCAGCTGAGTGAAGAAGAACGCCTGGTGCGCGATAGCGCTGCCGCTTTTGCCCAAGACAAGCTGATGCCCGGCATTATTGAGGCCAACCGGCACGAAAAATTTGACCGCTCGATCATGAACCAGATGGGCGAGCAGGGTCTGCTCGGGTCAACCATTCCAGAGAAATATGGCTGCGCGGGCCTGAACTATGTCTGCTACGGCCTCGTTGCCCGCGAAGTTGAGCGGGTCGACAGCGGCTATCGCTCCGCCATGAGTGTGCAGTCGAGCCTCGTTATGCATCCGATCTATGCTTACGGATCAGAAGAACAGCGGATGAAATATCTCCCTAAGCTCGCGACCGGTGAATGGGTTGGTTGCTTTGGTCTCACCGAGCCAGACCATGGGTCGGACCCAGGCTCGATGAAGACCCGCGCCAAAAAAGTCGATGGTGGATATTCCCTCTCGGGCTCCAAGCTCTGGATAACGAACTCCCCTATCGCGGACCTCGCCGTTGTCTGGGCAAAGACAGAAGATGATGTCATTCGCGGCTTCATTGTGGAGCGCGACTTTAAGGGCTTCGAAACACCGAAGATCGAAGGCAAAATGTCTCTCCGGGCCTCTATCACTGGCGGCATCATGCTTGATGAATGTTTTGTGCCGGAAGAGAACCTGCTCCCGAACGTTCGCGGTCTTGCCGGCCCGTTTGGCTGTCTCAATCGGGCGCGCTACGGGATCGCCTGGGGCGTCCTTGGTGCCGCCGAATTCTGCTGGCATGCGGCCCGGACCTATACATTAGAGCGCAATCAGTTTGGAAGACCCCTCGCCGCCAATCAGCTTATTCAGAAGAAGCTTGCGGACATGCAGACGGAGATCACGTTGGGGCTGCATTCCTGCCTGCAACTCGGCCGGAACTTTGACGCGAATACGGCTGCACCAGAGTCTATTTCCCTGATGAAGCGGAACAATTGTGGCAAAGCGCTCGACATTGCCCGCGTTGCCCGCGACATGCATGGAGGGAACGGCATTTCAGACGAGTATCACGTGATCCGCCATGTGATGAACCTGGAAACGGTGAACACCTATGAAGGCACGCACGATATTCATGCACTGATCCTGGGCCGTGCACAGACCGGCATTCAGGCATTCTTCTAA